A part of Hydrogenobacter sp. T-8 genomic DNA contains:
- the cysM gene encoding cysteine synthase B has protein sequence MWVLGQHDEPYRRLRNSILNLVGNTPLVRLRKIIPPGVSPKVEIYAKLESFNPGGSVKDRPALSMFLDAMERGLLKEGKVVIDATSGNTGIALAMVGACLGVPVELAMPANVSEERKRIIKAYGAKVYFTDPLEGTDGAILFVRDKVSKEPEKYLYLDQYNNPANWKAHFYSTGIEVWNQTGGRITHLVAGIGTGGTIMGTGRRLKVYNPEVQIIGVQPAYPFHGIEGLKHIESSIKPGIFDETFLDRTIFVETEPAYEMTKRLAREEGILAGQSCGAALHAALQLAKELEEGVIVVIFPDGGEKYLTTAPYRD, from the coding sequence GTGTGGGTTTTGGGTCAGCACGACGAACCTTACAGAAGGCTTAGAAACTCTATCCTCAATCTTGTGGGCAACACGCCTCTTGTGAGGCTCAGAAAAATCATTCCACCGGGGGTTTCTCCAAAGGTGGAGATATACGCCAAGTTGGAAAGTTTCAATCCAGGTGGTTCTGTAAAGGACAGACCAGCCCTTAGTATGTTTCTGGACGCTATGGAAAGGGGACTTCTCAAAGAGGGCAAGGTGGTTATAGATGCCACCTCTGGAAACACGGGCATAGCCCTTGCCATGGTGGGTGCTTGTCTTGGTGTGCCTGTGGAGCTTGCCATGCCCGCCAACGTGAGCGAAGAGAGAAAAAGAATAATAAAAGCCTACGGTGCAAAGGTCTACTTTACAGACCCTTTGGAGGGCACGGACGGTGCCATACTCTTTGTGAGGGACAAGGTGAGCAAAGAGCCAGAGAAATACCTCTACCTTGACCAGTATAACAACCCTGCCAACTGGAAGGCACACTTTTATTCTACGGGCATTGAGGTATGGAACCAAACGGGGGGAAGGATTACGCACCTTGTGGCAGGCATAGGCACGGGCGGGACCATCATGGGCACGGGAAGAAGGCTAAAGGTATACAATCCAGAGGTTCAGATAATCGGCGTCCAGCCTGCCTATCCCTTTCATGGAATAGAAGGGCTAAAGCACATTGAAAGCTCTATAAAGCCCGGCATTTTTGACGAAACCTTTCTGGACAGGACCATATTCGTAGAGACAGAACCCGCCTATGAGATGACCAAAAGGCTTGCCAGAGAGGAGGGCATACTTGCAGGTCAATCCTGTGGTGCAGCACTGCACGCAGCCCTCCAGCTGGCTAAGGAGCTGGAAGAGGGCGTTATAGTGGTTATCTTCCCCGATGGCGGGGAGAAGTATCTTACCACCGCACCCTATAGAGATTGA